The Streptomyces sp. DH-12 genome has a window encoding:
- a CDS encoding PTS glucose/sucrose transporter subunit IIB, with amino-acid sequence MATKAEKIVAGLGGIDNIEEVEGCITRLRTEVVDPSKVDDAALKAAGAHGVVKMGSAIQVVIGTDADPIAAEIEDMM; translated from the coding sequence ATGGCCACCAAGGCTGAGAAGATCGTTGCCGGGCTCGGCGGCATCGACAACATCGAAGAGGTCGAGGGCTGCATCACCCGCCTCCGCACCGAGGTCGTGGACCCCTCCAAGGTCGACGACGCCGCCCTCAAGGCCGCCGGCGCCCACGGCGTCGTCAAGATGGGCAGCGCCATCCAGGTCGTCATCGGCACCGACGCCGACCCCATCGCCGCCGAGATCGAAGACATGATGTGA
- a CDS encoding PTS transporter subunit EIIC: MSAESSAGADAGVSPLRERWNRLFQGLQKMGRSLQLPIAVLPAAGILNRLGQPDVFGDDGLGWTNVSKVMAGAGGALLDGSLGLPLLFCVGVAIGMAKKADGSTALAAVVGFLVYFTVLRQFPKDCPEGSQAVPNVGCQVTDGTVTSFDYQNPGVFGGIVIGLTAAYLWQRFHRTKLVDWLGFFNGRRLVPIIMAFAAIAFAALCLWVWPPIGDALEGFSDWMTGLGAWGAGVFGVANRALLVVGLHQFLNVPIWFQFGSYTKPDGTVVHGDINMFLAGDPEAGQFLSGFFPIMMFALPAAALAITHCARPERRKEIGGLMLSVGLTSFVTGITEPIEYSFLFIAPLLYAVHAVLTGVSMAVTWGLGVRDGFSFSAGLIDYVINWNLATKPWLIIPIGLVFAAVYYAVFRFAIMKFDLRTPGREPEEEVEDAARR, encoded by the coding sequence ATGAGCGCGGAGAGCTCCGCCGGCGCCGACGCGGGGGTGAGTCCCCTGCGGGAGCGCTGGAACCGGTTGTTCCAGGGTCTGCAGAAGATGGGGCGCAGTCTGCAGTTGCCGATCGCGGTGCTGCCGGCGGCGGGGATCCTCAACCGGCTGGGGCAGCCGGACGTGTTCGGGGACGACGGTCTGGGGTGGACGAACGTCTCGAAGGTGATGGCGGGGGCGGGCGGCGCGCTGCTGGACGGGTCGCTGGGGCTGCCGCTGCTGTTCTGTGTGGGTGTGGCCATCGGGATGGCGAAGAAGGCGGACGGGTCGACGGCGCTGGCGGCGGTGGTGGGGTTCCTCGTCTATTTCACTGTGCTGCGGCAGTTCCCGAAGGACTGTCCGGAGGGGTCTCAGGCGGTGCCGAACGTCGGCTGTCAGGTGACGGACGGGACGGTGACGTCGTTCGACTACCAGAATCCGGGGGTGTTCGGCGGCATCGTCATCGGTCTGACGGCGGCGTATCTGTGGCAGCGGTTCCACCGGACGAAGCTGGTGGACTGGCTGGGGTTCTTCAACGGGCGGCGGCTGGTGCCGATCATCATGGCGTTCGCGGCGATCGCGTTCGCGGCGCTGTGTCTGTGGGTCTGGCCGCCGATCGGTGACGCGCTGGAGGGTTTCAGCGACTGGATGACGGGGCTGGGCGCGTGGGGCGCGGGTGTGTTCGGGGTGGCGAACCGGGCGCTGCTGGTGGTGGGGCTGCACCAGTTCCTGAACGTGCCCATCTGGTTCCAGTTCGGTTCGTACACGAAGCCGGACGGGACGGTGGTGCACGGTGACATCAACATGTTCCTGGCGGGTGATCCGGAGGCGGGGCAGTTCCTGTCGGGGTTCTTCCCGATCATGATGTTCGCGCTGCCGGCGGCGGCGCTGGCGATCACGCACTGTGCGAGGCCGGAGCGGCGCAAGGAGATCGGCGGGCTGATGCTGTCGGTGGGGCTGACGTCGTTCGTCACGGGGATCACGGAGCCGATCGAGTACTCGTTCCTGTTCATCGCGCCGCTGCTGTACGCGGTGCACGCGGTGCTGACGGGGGTGTCGATGGCGGTGACGTGGGGGCTGGGGGTGCGCGACGGGTTCAGTTTCTCGGCGGGTCTGATCGACTACGTCATCAACTGGAACCTGGCGACGAAGCCGTGGCTGATCATTCCGATCGGCCTGGTGTTCGCGGCGGTGTACTACGCCGTCTTCCGCTTCGCGATCATGAAGTTCGACCTGAGGACCCCGGGGCGGGAGCCGGAGGAGGAGGTGGAGGACGCGGCGCGGCGCTGA